The following are from one region of the Stanieria cyanosphaera PCC 7437 genome:
- a CDS encoding serine/threonine-protein kinase produces the protein MENKPFHYEILRQIGQGQFSKVFCAVERQTGKLVALKELNCHNLPTKLFLRELNFLVSLHHPNIVTFQGLDYSSNNRYLVMDYCEGGTLRDLIESQVNINKLDILKFINDILLGLEYAHSREVVHCDLKPENVLLKPQGNSWIAKISDFGIARLFQEAGVSVVGVGATGSPAYMAPERFYGRYSVASDLYAVGIMLYELLLGTRPFEGLPGDLIKAHLNQTITIPDSVPFILHSTIIKALQKLPQRRFASAEEMRKSIQLAREILSHL, from the coding sequence GTGGAAAATAAACCTTTCCATTACGAAATTCTTAGACAAATTGGTCAAGGTCAATTTAGTAAAGTTTTTTGTGCAGTTGAGCGTCAAACTGGTAAATTAGTTGCTCTCAAAGAACTTAATTGCCATAATTTACCTACCAAATTATTTTTGCGCGAACTCAACTTTTTAGTTAGTTTGCATCATCCTAATATAGTTACTTTTCAAGGTTTAGATTATAGCTCTAATAACAGATATTTAGTAATGGATTATTGTGAAGGAGGCACTTTAAGAGATTTAATAGAATCTCAAGTAAATATCAACAAACTTGATATTCTTAAGTTTATTAATGATATTTTATTAGGTTTAGAATACGCTCACAGTCGAGAGGTAGTTCACTGTGACCTAAAACCAGAGAATGTTTTGCTCAAACCTCAAGGAAATAGTTGGATTGCGAAGATTTCTGATTTTGGCATAGCTCGTTTATTTCAAGAGGCTGGTGTTTCGGTTGTAGGTGTAGGAGCAACAGGTTCTCCTGCTTACATGGCTCCTGAAAGATTTTATGGTCGTTATTCTGTTGCTTCCGATCTTTACGCGGTTGGGATTATGCTTTATGAATTATTGCTTGGAACAAGACCCTTTGAAGGATTACCAGGAGATTTAATCAAAGCACATCTCAATCAAACCATCACAATTCCTGATTCTGTTCCATTTATCCTACACTCTACTATAATTAAAGCTCTTCAAAAGTTACCTCAAAGACGATTTGCTTCGGCCGAGGAAATGCGTAAATCTATTCAACTGGCAAGAGAAATTTTATCTCATCTTTGA
- a CDS encoding tetratricopeptide repeat protein, which produces MSQQINQSSELKSFHWLDLVEIVSVVSSVGGSLLAIVLQQTALSSIPLSICVAVNLCNRNRLLKAQDTQKAIAILTAQIQENHINLDQAFNQISTVEQSIANLNTDTQKLQEQDENVEQQIQQLTELVKKLEKIQILSKAMAVGGSSEDFSELAHHCQNIGELSKARELYTEAIKHNHRNANAYQQRGVIRSELDDKQGAIQDFRMAAKLYFEQEDLENYQQAKDLCNKLYELEDSNQDKDSEPVILGKLFS; this is translated from the coding sequence ATGTCCCAGCAAATTAATCAATCATCAGAATTAAAAAGTTTTCATTGGCTAGATCTGGTCGAAATTGTTTCTGTGGTCAGTTCTGTTGGTGGTTCACTACTAGCCATAGTTCTTCAGCAAACAGCTTTGAGTTCAATTCCTTTATCAATTTGTGTTGCTGTTAATTTGTGTAATCGCAATCGATTATTAAAAGCCCAAGATACTCAAAAAGCGATCGCAATTTTAACGGCTCAGATTCAGGAAAACCACATTAATTTAGATCAAGCTTTTAATCAAATAAGCACAGTTGAACAATCAATTGCTAACCTCAATACTGATACACAAAAGTTACAAGAACAAGATGAAAATGTAGAACAACAAATACAACAATTGACTGAACTAGTTAAAAAATTAGAAAAAATTCAAATTTTAAGTAAAGCTATGGCAGTTGGAGGTTCATCCGAAGATTTTAGTGAATTAGCACATCATTGTCAAAATATAGGCGAGCTTTCTAAAGCAAGAGAACTATATACTGAAGCAATTAAACATAATCACAGAAATGCCAATGCTTATCAACAAAGAGGCGTGATCCGTTCTGAATTAGATGATAAACAAGGAGCAATTCAAGATTTTCGCATGGCAGCTAAATTATATTTCGAGCAAGAAGATTTGGAGAATTATCAACAAGCTAAAGACTTATGTAATAAACTTTATGAACTTGAAGATTCTAATCAAGATAAAGATAGTGAGCCAGTGATTTTAGGAAAATTATTTTCTTAA
- a CDS encoding 2Fe-2S iron-sulfur cluster-binding protein: MNTITKTYNVTLINEGKGINQTIQVNSEEYILDIAEVEGLTLPYSCRNGCCFDCLGKVLQGQVEQTAKALEFLSPDELKAGYILTCAACPRSDCTIVTDQAEELFS, encoded by the coding sequence ATGAATACAATTACAAAAACCTATAATGTTACTTTGATTAACGAAGGCAAAGGAATTAACCAGACAATTCAAGTCAATTCTGAAGAATACATTTTGGATATCGCAGAAGTAGAAGGTCTGACTTTGCCTTATTCGTGTCGTAATGGCTGTTGTTTTGACTGTTTAGGTAAAGTTCTTCAAGGTCAGGTAGAACAAACGGCTAAAGCTTTAGAATTTTTGAGTCCAGATGAGTTAAAAGCTGGTTATATACTTACTTGTGCTGCTTGTCCTCGTTCAGATTGCACTATTGTTACCGATCAAGCTGAAGAATTGTTTTCTTAA
- a CDS encoding globin family protein, with protein sequence MLTQLTRLSLEVDGRYATDQELQFLEEYLDSVDLRIRTYEKIRDHEAEIIPEVEAKMRALNQNNQLFVMGDYEIEICRRDRKNAICYSCTAMLMDDLDRLREGTLIWFQTIVRAIGWKRYVQNHYPTIQEVIKNYLTPEEAELIMVVFQVEHNILGLW encoded by the coding sequence ATGTTAACTCAACTAACTCGTTTAAGTTTAGAAGTTGATGGTCGTTATGCAACGGATCAGGAGTTGCAGTTTTTAGAAGAATATCTCGATTCGGTAGACTTGCGCATTCGTACCTATGAAAAAATTAGGGATCACGAAGCAGAAATTATTCCAGAAGTAGAAGCTAAAATGCGGGCTTTAAATCAAAATAACCAATTATTCGTGATGGGAGATTACGAAATAGAAATTTGTAGGCGAGATCGAAAAAATGCCATATGTTACTCATGTACTGCTATGTTAATGGACGACTTAGACCGCTTGCGCGAAGGCACACTAATTTGGTTTCAAACTATTGTTCGTGCGATTGGATGGAAACGATATGTTCAGAATCACTATCCTACTATTCAAGAAGTTATCAAAAACTATCTCACTCCTGAAGAAGCCGAGTTAATTATGGTAGTTTTCCAAGTTGAGCATAATATTCTCGGTTTATGGTAA
- a CDS encoding 2Fe-2S iron-sulfur cluster-binding protein, with translation MAKAIKVDPLGQETLVKTNDNLLSGLLKNELNINDECNGRGMCSTCHVYIKDGMASLSPINRREQRTLGLITTCQVNSRLACQARVLGEGVIIELPAGMYVSQFDDLETLIGRRAEQNILHPISGKVLVEEGKLITRSMITQLQDTKAKASEYLANTHEA, from the coding sequence GTGGCTAAAGCAATCAAAGTTGACCCTCTTGGGCAAGAAACCTTAGTTAAGACTAATGATAATCTTCTCTCGGGATTATTAAAAAATGAACTTAATATTAATGATGAATGTAACGGTCGTGGGATGTGTTCTACCTGCCACGTTTACATCAAAGATGGCATGGCAAGTCTTTCGCCAATTAATCGTCGCGAACAAAGAACTTTAGGATTAATTACTACCTGTCAAGTTAATTCTCGTTTAGCTTGTCAAGCTAGGGTTTTAGGAGAAGGAGTAATCATTGAGTTACCTGCGGGGATGTACGTCAGCCAATTTGATGATTTAGAAACTTTAATTGGTCGTCGCGCCGAGCAAAATATCTTACACCCCATATCTGGCAAAGTTTTAGTTGAAGAAGGTAAGTTAATTACTCGTTCGATGATTACTCAATTACAAGATACTAAAGCCAAAGCTAGTGAATATCTTGCTAATACTCACGAGGCTTAA
- a CDS encoding V4R domain-containing protein, whose protein sequence is MITIADLIQDSSLRGNYFAPDAYLQGDIEFGLIENRQGARLIALPEVMLQGIYQGIKQELGPATGIVLFNCGFWWGKNFYRRFAEEVSEYYGKPLAQMEMIEFLQCFKQCWQTHGWGTINLDMDYYQQGFLIVQVVNSAFASLELSSNKPICFVEAGILSAFFSQLTGQNLHCVQTSCESLGAECNHFILGLAKRLKPAEAWIEEQQDHSTILSRLCHNEVIHQD, encoded by the coding sequence ATGATTACAATTGCCGATCTTATTCAAGATAGTTCCTTAAGGGGAAACTATTTTGCTCCAGATGCTTATCTTCAGGGTGATATAGAATTTGGCTTGATCGAAAATCGTCAAGGAGCGCGTTTGATTGCTTTACCTGAAGTAATGTTGCAAGGAATTTACCAAGGCATAAAGCAAGAATTAGGACCTGCTACAGGAATAGTTCTATTTAATTGTGGTTTTTGGTGGGGCAAAAATTTTTATCGTCGTTTTGCTGAAGAAGTTAGCGAATATTATGGCAAACCTTTAGCTCAGATGGAAATGATTGAATTTTTACAATGTTTCAAGCAATGTTGGCAAACTCATGGCTGGGGAACAATCAATCTCGACATGGACTATTATCAACAGGGATTTTTAATTGTTCAAGTTGTTAATTCAGCTTTTGCTTCACTCGAACTATCTAGCAATAAACCGATTTGTTTTGTTGAGGCAGGTATTTTAAGTGCCTTTTTTAGTCAATTAACTGGACAAAATTTACACTGTGTCCAAACCTCTTGCGAATCATTGGGAGCAGAGTGTAATCATTTTATTTTAGGTTTAGCTAAACGGCTTAAGCCCGCAGAAGCTTGGATAGAAGAACAACAAGACCATAGCACCATTCTTAGTCGTCTTTGTCATAACGAAGTTATTCATCAAGATTGA
- a CDS encoding globin family protein, with the protein MHSDLQAFWYQAEDHYLQSEEIKAFKHHTDSLAQRLKTYKSIRDREIDIFQTVANQLLDVFPDQQEQLIEKALKHWLLVMRNCSMAMLLNNPEFLQRRLLEWLAPQIKAHQLQEIETKLYEFLQTSLQQFLSQEQFDLIEPFLLMAQTKLLGERTPIEIGG; encoded by the coding sequence ATGCATTCTGATCTTCAAGCTTTTTGGTATCAGGCAGAAGACCACTACTTACAATCGGAAGAAATAAAAGCGTTTAAACATCATACCGATTCTCTAGCTCAACGTTTAAAGACTTATAAAAGTATACGCGATCGAGAAATTGATATTTTCCAGACTGTAGCTAATCAATTGTTAGATGTTTTTCCCGATCAACAGGAACAACTCATAGAAAAAGCTTTAAAGCATTGGTTATTAGTGATGCGTAACTGTAGCATGGCAATGCTGTTAAATAATCCAGAATTTTTGCAGCGTCGTTTGCTAGAATGGCTTGCTCCTCAGATTAAAGCTCATCAATTGCAAGAGATTGAAACTAAACTGTATGAATTTTTACAAACAAGCTTACAGCAATTTCTATCTCAAGAACAGTTTGATTTAATAGAACCTTTTTTGCTCATGGCGCAGACAAAGTTATTAGGGGAACGTACTCCCATTGAAATAGGAGGATAA
- a CDS encoding V4R domain-containing protein, translating into MVFIQPEQTKKSIKIPNQNQHLLRAKYPQKHNHYLFDDFFSFQAETGTVIDWNQSRNIFVTEDFIIGLIEGLEEEVGSAASVVMYNIGKEWGKRDASFFRQWFMNEYQYEQDISQKNLHHVLEAWWWPFATQGWGNWDVDLSEQNNGFMFINIFDSAVARTLGNVGKPVCHIYAGLLAGFFSDLVQKDLNCIEIQCYAMGETYCKFLLGKKDRIDAATFWHNEGATAKDIEKRLHNGEYLA; encoded by the coding sequence ATGGTTTTTATTCAACCAGAACAAACTAAAAAATCAATAAAAATTCCTAATCAAAATCAACATTTGTTGCGCGCTAAATATCCCCAAAAACATAATCATTACTTATTTGATGATTTCTTTTCCTTTCAGGCAGAAACTGGAACAGTAATTGATTGGAATCAATCTCGAAATATTTTTGTAACAGAAGATTTTATTATTGGTTTAATTGAAGGTTTAGAAGAAGAAGTAGGCAGTGCTGCTTCAGTTGTCATGTATAACATTGGAAAAGAATGGGGTAAAAGAGATGCCAGTTTCTTTCGTCAATGGTTTATGAATGAGTATCAATACGAGCAAGACATTAGCCAAAAAAATCTTCATCATGTCTTAGAAGCATGGTGGTGGCCTTTTGCAACACAAGGCTGGGGAAATTGGGATGTTGACTTGAGTGAACAAAACAACGGATTTATGTTTATCAACATCTTTGATTCCGCCGTTGCTCGTACTTTAGGTAATGTAGGTAAACCTGTTTGTCATATTTATGCTGGATTATTAGCAGGATTTTTTAGCGATTTAGTTCAAAAAGACTTAAATTGTATTGAAATTCAATGTTATGCCATGGGAGAAACCTATTGTAAATTTCTTTTAGGTAAAAAAGACCGCATCGATGCTGCAACCTTCTGGCATAACGAAGGAGCTACTGCTAAAGATATTGAAAAAAGATTACATAACGGAGAATATCTGGCATGA
- a CDS encoding ABC transporter permease has protein sequence MILKNTRISTTPQFNGWTIVVLVVAIIIAMPIIFVFSSVFTNSEGVWTHLTQTVLKDYILNSLWLMLGVGTGVLVIGVGTAWLVTMCRFWGSSWFEWLLLLPLAAPAYLLAYAYTYMLDYFGPVQTGLRDLFGWTSVQDYWFPNVRSLWGAIVMLILVLYPYVYLLARVAFLEQSVCTLEASRSLGCNPWRSFFTVALPLARPSIMAGLALALMETLNDFGTVEYFGVSTFTTGIYRTWLGMGQRAAAAKLAAFLMLFVLILIVLERWSRSQARYYQTASATQQLPKYQLGWLRGSLAWLSCLLPVALGFIIPASYLLQLTISNFEDTLDKDFWRLTNHSFILAIISAVLATIISLIMAYGQRLQPNLIMRSAVRIGAIGYAIPGSVIAVGTLIPVGQFDNAFDSWMKATFGISTGLLLSGTIATLIFAYLVRFLAVAFGSIESSLNKITPNLDDASRSLGYGATSTLLKVHTPLMWGGLITSTMLVFVDVMKELPATLVIRPFNFDTLAIRVYQYASDERLVEASAPALAIVLVGIIPVIFLSFRIARFRANF, from the coding sequence ATGATCCTCAAAAATACTCGTATCTCTACAACTCCTCAATTTAACGGTTGGACAATCGTAGTTTTGGTAGTGGCTATCATCATTGCCATGCCGATAATTTTTGTATTTAGCAGCGTCTTTACCAATTCTGAGGGGGTTTGGACTCATTTAACTCAAACTGTTTTAAAAGACTATATTCTTAACTCCCTATGGTTAATGTTGGGAGTTGGTACAGGTGTTTTAGTAATTGGAGTAGGAACAGCTTGGTTAGTTACTATGTGTCGCTTTTGGGGTAGTAGTTGGTTTGAATGGTTATTGCTACTGCCTCTTGCTGCACCAGCCTACTTATTAGCTTATGCTTATACATATATGTTGGATTATTTTGGTCCTGTTCAAACTGGACTCAGAGATTTATTTGGCTGGACTAGTGTTCAAGATTATTGGTTTCCCAATGTTCGTTCCCTTTGGGGTGCAATTGTAATGCTGATTTTAGTGTTGTATCCCTATGTCTATTTACTTGCTAGAGTCGCATTCTTAGAACAATCAGTTTGTACCTTAGAAGCCAGTCGTTCTCTTGGTTGTAATCCCTGGCGCAGCTTTTTTACAGTAGCTTTACCTTTAGCTAGACCATCTATTATGGCAGGTTTAGCTCTAGCTTTGATGGAAACTCTCAATGATTTTGGGACAGTTGAATATTTCGGAGTTAGTACCTTTACCACAGGCATCTATCGTACCTGGTTGGGTATGGGGCAAAGAGCAGCAGCAGCCAAATTAGCTGCTTTTTTAATGTTATTTGTCTTAATTCTAATTGTTTTAGAAAGATGGTCGCGTTCTCAAGCTCGCTATTATCAAACTGCCAGTGCAACACAGCAATTACCAAAATATCAATTGGGTTGGCTTCGAGGTAGTTTAGCTTGGCTTAGTTGTTTGCTACCCGTTGCTTTAGGATTTATCATTCCCGCAAGTTATTTACTACAACTAACAATTAGTAATTTTGAAGATACTTTAGACAAAGATTTTTGGCGTTTAACTAATCATAGTTTTATTTTGGCAATTATTAGTGCAGTATTAGCTACAATTATTTCCCTGATCATGGCTTACGGACAGAGATTACAACCTAATTTAATTATGCGTAGTGCAGTAAGAATTGGTGCGATCGGTTATGCTATTCCTGGTTCAGTAATTGCTGTCGGAACTTTAATTCCTGTTGGTCAGTTTGACAATGCTTTCGATAGTTGGATGAAAGCTACTTTTGGCATTTCTACTGGTTTGTTGTTATCGGGAACTATTGCTACTTTAATTTTTGCTTATTTAGTGCGTTTTTTAGCCGTTGCTTTTGGTTCGATTGAATCAAGCTTGAATAAAATTACACCCAATTTGGATGATGCTTCTCGTAGTCTTGGTTATGGCGCAACCAGTACTTTACTCAAAGTTCATACACCTTTAATGTGGGGAGGATTAATAACTTCAACCATGTTAGTCTTTGTTGACGTGATGAAAGAGTTACCTGCAACTTTAGTTATTCGTCCGTTTAACTTTGATACTTTAGCTATTCGAGTCTATCAATACGCTTCTGATGAGAGATTAGTAGAAGCTTCTGCACCTGCTTTAGCAATTGTTTTAGTAGGAATTATTCCAGTGATTTTTTTAAGTTTCCGAATTGCTAGATTTCGTGCCAATTTTTAA
- the secF gene encoding protein translocase subunit SecF: MNKLNVTKTRGLWWTISSLAILGSIIAMIISYTQLNAPLRPGLDFVGGTRLQVERDCSIAGNCDRPIEVTQVREVLDAQGLTGSSIQLLGDNKQILSVRTQNLDVNARTELQQALSSKIGQFDPKTIQIDSVGPTIGQELFSSGLLALIVSFFGIIVYLSVRFQFDYAFFAIVALFHDVVVTCGVFAVLGLVAGVEVDSLFLVSLLTIVGFSVNDTVVIYDRIRETMAINPNDSIDQIVDDAVNQTLARSINTSLTTVLPLVAIFFFGGATLKYFALALIIGFIAGAYSSIFVASTLLGWWRNSKKNDLTAIANSSTSD; encoded by the coding sequence ATGAATAAACTAAATGTCACTAAAACCCGTGGTTTGTGGTGGACTATTTCTAGCCTTGCCATCCTAGGTAGTATCATTGCAATGATCATTAGTTATACCCAACTTAATGCACCATTACGACCAGGGTTAGATTTTGTTGGTGGGACTCGCTTACAGGTAGAAAGAGACTGTTCGATAGCAGGAAATTGCGATCGCCCAATTGAAGTTACTCAAGTCAGAGAAGTTTTAGATGCTCAAGGTTTGACTGGTAGTAGTATCCAGTTACTAGGTGATAACAAACAAATATTATCAGTTCGGACGCAAAACCTCGATGTTAATGCCAGAACTGAACTTCAACAAGCTCTTAGTAGTAAAATTGGTCAATTTGACCCTAAAACAATTCAAATTGATTCGGTTGGGCCGACAATTGGGCAGGAATTATTCTCGTCGGGATTACTCGCTTTAATTGTTTCCTTTTTTGGCATTATCGTTTACTTGAGCGTTCGCTTTCAGTTTGACTATGCTTTTTTTGCCATTGTGGCTCTTTTTCATGACGTTGTCGTAACTTGCGGAGTTTTTGCTGTTTTAGGTTTAGTTGCAGGAGTGGAAGTAGACAGTTTATTTTTGGTATCTTTACTGACTATTGTGGGATTTTCCGTTAACGATACAGTCGTTATTTATGACCGCATCCGTGAAACAATGGCGATTAATCCCAATGACTCAATCGATCAAATTGTCGATGATGCCGTTAATCAAACTTTAGCTCGCTCGATCAACACTAGTTTAACCACTGTTTTACCTTTAGTAGCAATTTTTTTCTTTGGTGGGGCTACTTTAAAATATTTTGCTCTAGCTTTAATTATTGGTTTTATTGCAGGTGCCTATTCTAGTATTTTTGTAGCTAGTACTCTACTCGGTTGGTGGCGCAACAGTAAAAAAAACGACTTAACCGCGATCGCTAATAGTTCTACTTCAGACTAG
- the secD gene encoding protein translocase subunit SecD — protein sequence MQKQRAYLVLIVVLVAAAIAVLITLPFQLGLDLRGGAQLTIQVKPTEQVKEIQADDLSAVEKVITNRINALGVSEPIVQTVGNDKILVQLPGVTDPEQAERVLGGTAQLEFREQIQGTEGELAAESQVRQQLQLQLAVLKETGKIAENQTQIAELQESLQKSNQAIAQLFKSVDLTGKNLKDARPQPTQAGNLWEVAIAFDDEGGKKFAQLTKNLAGTGRSIGIFLDNELISAPVVGAEFADTGIAGGRAVITGNFTLDSANDLAIQIRGGSLPFPVEVVENRTVGATLGQDSIRRSIYAGMAGLILVLVFMAVYYRLPGIIADLALSIYTLLTLACYSLIGVTMTLPGIAGFILSIGMAVDANVLIFERTREELQAGKTLYRSVESGFYRAFSSILDSNVTTLIACIALFWLGSGLVKGFALTLAIGVGVSMFTALTCSRTFLLLTVLGFPKIRQKPELFCPNLPKSIN from the coding sequence ATGCAAAAACAGCGCGCTTATTTAGTTCTGATTGTAGTTTTGGTCGCTGCTGCGATCGCAGTTTTAATTACGCTTCCTTTTCAGTTAGGTTTAGATCTTAGGGGAGGCGCACAACTGACTATTCAGGTTAAACCAACCGAACAAGTCAAAGAAATTCAAGCCGACGATCTCAGTGCAGTTGAGAAAGTTATTACCAATCGAATCAATGCTCTTGGTGTTTCTGAACCGATTGTGCAAACGGTTGGTAATGATAAAATTTTAGTTCAACTTCCTGGTGTAACTGACCCCGAACAAGCAGAACGAGTTTTAGGTGGTACAGCACAATTAGAATTTCGCGAGCAAATTCAAGGAACTGAAGGCGAATTAGCAGCAGAATCGCAAGTTCGACAGCAATTACAGTTACAATTAGCAGTTTTAAAAGAAACAGGCAAAATTGCTGAAAATCAAACCCAAATAGCTGAGCTTCAAGAATCTTTACAAAAATCCAATCAAGCGATCGCGCAATTGTTTAAGTCAGTTGATTTAACGGGTAAAAATCTCAAAGATGCTCGTCCTCAACCAACCCAAGCAGGTAATCTCTGGGAAGTTGCGATCGCGTTTGATGATGAAGGGGGCAAAAAATTTGCCCAATTAACCAAAAATTTAGCAGGAACTGGACGTAGTATTGGGATTTTTCTTGATAACGAGTTAATTAGTGCGCCAGTAGTAGGAGCAGAATTTGCTGATACAGGAATTGCTGGTGGTAGAGCGGTTATTACGGGCAATTTTACCTTAGATAGTGCCAACGACTTAGCCATTCAAATTCGCGGTGGTTCTTTACCTTTTCCTGTGGAAGTAGTTGAAAACCGTACCGTTGGAGCAACTTTAGGACAAGATAGTATCCGTCGCAGTATCTACGCTGGGATGGCTGGTTTGATATTGGTTTTGGTATTTATGGCAGTTTATTATCGTTTACCAGGAATAATTGCCGATTTAGCTTTATCTATTTACACCTTACTTACTCTTGCTTGTTATTCTTTGATCGGAGTTACTATGACTCTACCTGGTATTGCTGGTTTCATCCTTAGTATTGGTATGGCAGTAGATGCTAATGTCTTAATTTTTGAACGAACCAGAGAAGAATTGCAAGCAGGTAAAACTCTCTATCGCTCCGTAGAATCAGGCTTTTATCGGGCTTTTTCCAGTATTTTGGATAGTAACGTCACGACTTTGATTGCTTGTATTGCCTTATTTTGGCTTGGTTCGGGATTAGTTAAAGGGTTTGCCTTAACTTTAGCTATTGGAGTAGGAGTAAGTATGTTTACCGCTCTTACTTGTAGTCGAACTTTTTTACTATTGACTGTATTAGGATTTCCTAAAATCAGACAAAAACCCGAATTATTCTGTCCCAATCTCCCTAAATCAATCAATTAA